In Kaistella faecalis, a genomic segment contains:
- the lpxA gene encoding acyl-ACP--UDP-N-acetylglucosamine O-acyltransferase: MVHQLAAVDKRAKIKKNVIVEPFTTIAGDVEIGEGTWIGSNVTIMDGARIGNNCRIFPGTVISAVPQDLKFEGEDTQVIIGDNTTIRECVTINRGTKALGYTKIGNDCLIMATSHIAHDCVLGNGVIIVNGCGIAGHVEIGDYTVMGGLSAVHQFGKIGKHVMISGGTLVRKDIPPYVKVAREPMTYAGINSVGLRRRGFTNDKIFEIQKIYRAIFQMKMNVSQASSYIEKEMLPTAERDEILEFIKNSPRGIVKGYGTGKE, translated from the coding sequence ATGGTACACCAACTCGCTGCCGTTGACAAACGGGCAAAAATTAAGAAGAATGTTATCGTAGAACCTTTTACCACCATCGCCGGCGATGTAGAAATTGGTGAAGGAACATGGATCGGCTCTAATGTAACGATTATGGATGGTGCCAGAATCGGTAACAACTGCCGTATTTTTCCAGGTACCGTAATATCTGCGGTTCCTCAGGATTTAAAATTCGAAGGTGAAGATACGCAGGTGATTATCGGAGATAATACGACCATCCGCGAATGCGTTACCATAAACCGTGGTACCAAAGCATTGGGTTACACGAAAATAGGAAACGACTGCCTGATTATGGCAACCTCACATATTGCACACGACTGTGTCCTCGGCAACGGGGTAATCATCGTAAACGGCTGTGGAATCGCAGGCCATGTTGAAATCGGTGATTATACTGTAATGGGTGGCCTTTCCGCCGTTCATCAGTTTGGTAAGATCGGTAAGCATGTAATGATTTCCGGGGGAACTCTTGTAAGAAAAGATATTCCGCCTTATGTGAAAGTGGCAAGAGAACCCATGACTTATGCAGGGATTAATTCTGTAGGATTAAGGAGAAGAGGTTTTACGAATGATAAAATCTTTGAAATACAAAAAATTTACCGCGCCATCTTCCAGATGAAAATGAATGTTTCCCAGGCAAGCAGCTATATCGAAAAAGAGATGCTTCCAACCGCGGAACGCGATGAAATCTTAGAGTTCATCAAAAATTCACCAAGAGGTATTGTAAAAGGCTACGGAACAGGAAAAGAATAA
- the efp gene encoding elongation factor P: protein MATSNDIKKGMCIEFSNDIFKIIEFLHVKPGKGPAFVRTKMKSVTNGKVLDNTFSAGHKIDEVKVITRKFQYLYEDDNGFHFMNNDDFSQIYLNKEMIENSQFMKAGEEVTIILKEADESPLSAEIPPTVYLDVIEADPGVKGNTATNALKNAIVETGARVMVPLFIEAGDKIKVNTEDGNYLERVK, encoded by the coding sequence ATGGCAACAAGCAACGATATTAAAAAAGGAATGTGTATCGAGTTCAGTAACGATATCTTCAAAATCATCGAATTCTTACACGTGAAACCTGGAAAAGGTCCAGCTTTCGTAAGAACAAAAATGAAATCCGTAACCAACGGAAAAGTTCTCGACAATACTTTTTCTGCAGGTCACAAAATCGACGAGGTTAAAGTAATTACCAGAAAATTCCAGTACCTGTACGAAGATGACAATGGTTTTCACTTTATGAACAATGATGATTTCTCTCAAATCTATCTTAATAAAGAGATGATCGAGAACTCACAATTCATGAAAGCGGGTGAAGAAGTTACCATTATCCTTAAAGAAGCAGATGAATCTCCGCTATCTGCAGAGATCCCGCCGACTGTTTATTTAGATGTTATCGAGGCTGATCCTGGCGTAAAAGGAAACACAGCAACCAATGCATTGAAAAATGCAATCGTAGAAACCGGCGCTAGAGTAATGGTTCCGCTTTTCATCGAAGCAGGAGACAAAATTAAAGTGAACACCGAAGACGGAAACTATCTGGAACGCGTAAAATAA
- a CDS encoding ABC transporter permease, whose protein sequence is MNNIFLITKREYLTQVKKKSFIILTLLAPVLMIAFGAFIAFLFKANESKSTFNVVDRSGLFVDNLKSDESIKYVFVPKENERALTSTLKDMTGIEGLLVIPELRDNNFDELEKNTKLLINKKIGFDTKMSVAADLSRIIKQEKIKTLGISEDQIINLDKNFNLNTQNIVENSKADSDLDFGVKSGLSMVLMYAVFMFIIIYGVRVMRSVLEEKNNRVVEIIISSVKPFELMMGKILGVTLVALTQFSIWITMSVMGALFLNTGFTAMQKNIPGSEQSAEMMKTFDFKQTASEVSHILLDMNVPLIIFVFIVFFLLGYIFYSSMYAAIGSAVDNETETQQFTLFAIIPLMVGMYGSFTIMNNPEGPLGFWLSIIPFTSPVAMIARIPFGVPGWQIALSMFLLVVSTLLMIYIAAKVYRVGILMYGNKASAKELWKWIRS, encoded by the coding sequence ATGAACAATATATTTCTGATTACCAAAAGAGAATATCTTACTCAGGTAAAGAAAAAATCTTTTATCATCCTTACGCTTCTTGCGCCGGTGCTGATGATCGCTTTCGGGGCTTTTATCGCGTTTCTCTTTAAAGCGAATGAAAGTAAAAGCACTTTTAATGTAGTCGACAGAAGCGGATTATTTGTAGATAATCTGAAAAGTGACGAATCAATAAAATACGTTTTTGTTCCTAAAGAAAATGAAAGAGCGTTAACCTCAACTTTAAAGGACATGACCGGTATTGAGGGGCTGCTTGTGATTCCGGAACTTCGAGACAATAATTTTGATGAACTGGAGAAAAACACAAAACTGCTCATTAATAAAAAAATTGGCTTTGATACGAAAATGAGTGTGGCAGCTGATTTATCAAGAATTATCAAGCAGGAAAAAATAAAAACATTAGGGATTTCTGAGGATCAAATTATCAATCTTGATAAAAACTTCAATCTCAACACTCAAAATATTGTAGAAAATTCCAAAGCAGATTCTGATCTCGATTTCGGGGTAAAGTCCGGATTGAGTATGGTGCTGATGTATGCAGTTTTTATGTTCATCATTATTTATGGAGTACGTGTGATGCGAAGCGTCTTAGAGGAAAAAAACAACCGCGTGGTCGAAATCATAATTTCTTCTGTAAAACCTTTTGAACTGATGATGGGTAAAATTTTGGGGGTAACTTTAGTCGCGCTCACCCAGTTCAGCATCTGGATCACAATGTCGGTGATGGGAGCTCTTTTTCTGAATACGGGCTTTACAGCGATGCAGAAGAATATTCCCGGTAGCGAACAGTCGGCCGAGATGATGAAAACATTCGACTTTAAGCAAACAGCTTCTGAAGTTTCCCACATTCTTCTGGACATGAATGTTCCGCTGATTATCTTTGTATTTATTGTTTTCTTCCTTTTAGGCTATATTTTTTACAGTTCGATGTACGCAGCGATTGGTTCCGCCGTCGACAACGAAACGGAGACCCAGCAGTTTACACTTTTTGCCATTATTCCTTTAATGGTGGGAATGTACGGAAGCTTTACGATTATGAACAATCCAGAAGGTCCGCTTGGTTTTTGGCTTTCGATTATTCCGTTTACCTCGCCTGTCGCTATGATTGCGAGAATTCCGTTCGGTGTTCCCGGCTGGCAGATTGCACTTTCGATGTTTCTGCTTGTGGTTTCAACTTTGCTGATGATTTATATTGCCGCTAAGGTTTACCGCGTAGGAATTCTGATGTACGGCAACAAGGCCAGCGCAAAAGAACTTTGGAAATGGATCAGAAGTTAA
- a CDS encoding LpxD N-terminal domain-containing protein — protein sequence MTFNHPQTLKSIAGLIGAQMIGDENFPVLGTNEIHRVKAGEIVFVNHPKYYDKALNSDATIILIDKVVDCPEGKALLVSDDPFRDFNKINTHFTRIYNFTEELHDLEVGEGTRIHPSAILGNEVRIGKNCIIFPNVVIGDRTVIGDHVIIQSGTVLGGDAFYYRKLNGNFDRLISVGNVIIENNVEIGNNCTIDRGVTDSTIIGEGSVLDNLIQIGHDTVIGKKVLIASHAAIAGCCIIEDEVTVWGQVGMASGNRVGKGAVLLGKTGVNKDLEGGKTYFGQLAEEFKQYLRKEVKLKKL from the coding sequence ATGACCTTCAACCACCCTCAAACGCTTAAAAGTATTGCAGGACTCATCGGAGCCCAAATGATTGGCGACGAAAATTTTCCTGTTCTTGGGACCAACGAGATTCACCGCGTAAAAGCGGGGGAAATCGTGTTTGTAAACCATCCGAAATATTACGATAAAGCGCTCAATTCGGATGCAACCATTATTCTTATTGATAAAGTGGTAGACTGTCCTGAAGGTAAAGCACTTTTGGTTTCAGACGATCCTTTCAGGGATTTCAATAAAATCAACACCCATTTCACCAGAATTTACAATTTCACCGAAGAACTTCACGACCTTGAAGTCGGTGAAGGCACACGCATTCATCCTTCTGCAATACTCGGAAACGAAGTACGAATCGGAAAAAACTGCATAATTTTCCCAAATGTTGTTATTGGCGACAGAACGGTCATTGGTGATCACGTCATCATCCAGAGCGGAACTGTTTTAGGAGGCGATGCTTTTTATTACAGAAAACTTAACGGTAATTTCGACCGCCTGATCTCTGTTGGAAATGTCATTATTGAAAACAATGTGGAAATCGGAAACAACTGTACCATCGACCGCGGCGTTACTGATTCCACTATTATCGGTGAGGGTTCCGTGCTCGATAATCTCATCCAGATCGGTCACGATACGGTCATCGGAAAAAAAGTACTTATCGCATCACACGCTGCCATCGCAGGCTGCTGCATCATTGAAGATGAGGTAACGGTTTGGGGACAGGTGGGCATGGCCTCCGGAAACCGCGTAGGTAAAGGAGCGGTCCTTCTGGGAAAAACCGGCGTGAATAAAGATCTGGAAGGCGGCAAAACGTATTTCGGGCAGTTGGCGGAAGAATTCAAGCAGTATCTTAGGAAAGAGGTGAAACTGAAAAAGCTTTAA
- the lpxD gene encoding UDP-3-O-(3-hydroxymyristoyl)glucosamine N-acyltransferase, protein MEFTASQIAGFINGKIIGDGNATISGVSPIESGEEGHLSFIAQERFADYIETTKCSVLIVSEKLLSQNTYPVTVIAVEDAYLSFQVLMNLYKEMQGRKSGIEQGAVFHETSQVGENVYVGAFTCVSEKVKIGDESQIYPHVYIGKNVKIGKNCIIYSGVRIYDYCVIGDDCVIHSNTVIGSDGFGFQVTNDGYQKIPQLGNVVLGDHVEIGSNCSIDRGTIGSTVIGKGTKIDNLIQIAHNVKIGENNVIAAQAGIAGSTVIGDWNQIGGQVGIVGHITIGNQVRVQAQSGVNSNTKDGEILYGSPAINAGEYRRNYVHFRNFTEIVKRINNIENSSKDKTSE, encoded by the coding sequence ATGGAATTTACAGCATCGCAGATTGCAGGTTTTATCAACGGAAAAATTATAGGCGACGGAAATGCCACCATCAGCGGTGTATCACCTATTGAGAGCGGGGAGGAGGGACATCTTTCTTTTATCGCTCAGGAAAGATTTGCAGATTATATCGAAACAACCAAATGTTCGGTTCTTATCGTTTCCGAAAAACTTTTATCCCAGAATACTTACCCAGTAACTGTTATCGCAGTAGAAGATGCTTATCTGTCTTTTCAGGTTCTTATGAATCTGTACAAAGAAATGCAGGGCCGCAAAAGCGGCATTGAGCAGGGAGCGGTATTTCACGAGACTTCCCAAGTTGGTGAAAACGTGTATGTAGGAGCTTTTACCTGTGTTTCCGAAAAAGTGAAGATTGGCGATGAAAGCCAGATTTATCCTCATGTGTACATCGGTAAAAATGTAAAAATCGGTAAAAACTGCATCATTTACAGCGGCGTAAGAATTTATGATTACTGCGTGATTGGTGATGATTGTGTAATTCATTCCAATACTGTAATCGGTTCTGACGGATTTGGGTTTCAGGTGACCAACGACGGTTACCAGAAAATTCCGCAACTAGGGAATGTAGTGTTGGGAGATCACGTAGAGATTGGGTCTAACTGCAGTATCGACCGGGGAACAATTGGTTCAACTGTTATTGGAAAAGGAACTAAAATCGATAATTTAATACAGATCGCCCATAATGTAAAGATTGGTGAGAACAATGTGATTGCAGCGCAAGCCGGAATAGCAGGTTCTACTGTAATTGGCGACTGGAATCAGATTGGCGGCCAGGTGGGGATTGTAGGGCATATTACTATTGGAAATCAGGTAAGAGTGCAGGCGCAAAGCGGTGTAAACTCCAATACCAAAGATGGTGAGATTCTTTATGGATCACCTGCGATTAACGCCGGAGAATACAGAAGAAATTATGTGCATTTCAGAAATTTCACTGAGATTGTGAAGCGCATCAACAATATTGAAAACAGCTCAAAAGATAAAACCAGTGAGTGA
- a CDS encoding HD domain-containing protein produces the protein MTNKFKIINDPVHGFIKIPYEILFDVIEHPYFQRLRRISQTGLLNLIFPGATHTRFHHALGAMHLMFTALETLKLKGIEISRDEEKSAMLAILLHDIGHGPFSHALENMLMDDWHHEKLSLLLMNEMNEEFDGELNMAIEMFQGKYHRKFFNQLISSQLDVDRLDYLKRDSFYTGVSEGNVNTQRIISMMNVSDDELVIDAKGIYSIENYLTARMFMYWQVYYHKTSALAEHLLVKILARAKTLVSEGHSLPASQNLMYFLKRNHFGTATDEDIQRFTELDDNDIIQAMKFWTKSEDKILSYLCKSVIERNLLKTKISSKPFDTEFIKEKIALTNAAFNIENGTELVDQISRSLLPYSAEKQPIYLLLKDGRKITLENSENQILSSYINRPNTKYILSFPREI, from the coding sequence ATGACGAACAAATTCAAAATCATCAATGATCCGGTTCACGGCTTTATCAAAATCCCTTACGAAATCCTTTTTGATGTTATAGAGCATCCTTATTTTCAGCGGTTGCGGCGCATTTCCCAGACGGGTTTACTCAATTTAATTTTTCCCGGCGCAACACATACCCGTTTTCATCATGCTTTGGGAGCCATGCATCTGATGTTCACCGCTCTGGAAACTCTAAAGTTAAAAGGTATTGAAATTTCCCGGGACGAGGAAAAATCTGCAATGCTGGCGATTCTGCTTCACGATATCGGCCATGGTCCTTTCTCCCATGCTTTGGAAAATATGCTCATGGACGACTGGCACCACGAGAAATTATCGCTCCTGCTGATGAATGAAATGAACGAAGAATTTGATGGTGAACTCAATATGGCCATTGAAATGTTTCAGGGAAAATATCACAGAAAGTTCTTTAACCAGCTGATTTCTTCTCAGCTAGATGTTGACCGTCTGGATTATTTGAAACGCGACAGTTTCTATACCGGAGTTTCCGAAGGAAATGTGAACACGCAGCGAATCATCTCGATGATGAATGTTTCTGATGATGAACTGGTAATCGATGCCAAGGGAATTTACTCGATCGAAAACTATCTCACCGCCCGAATGTTTATGTACTGGCAGGTATATTACCACAAAACGTCAGCACTTGCAGAGCATCTTTTGGTGAAAATTCTTGCCCGTGCGAAAACTTTGGTTTCAGAAGGTCATTCTTTGCCTGCTTCGCAAAATTTAATGTATTTTCTTAAAAGAAATCATTTCGGAACAGCCACGGATGAAGATATTCAAAGATTTACCGAGCTTGATGATAATGACATCATTCAGGCAATGAAATTCTGGACCAAAAGCGAAGACAAAATCTTATCCTATCTCTGTAAATCTGTAATTGAGCGGAATCTTCTTAAAACTAAAATCTCTTCAAAACCTTTTGATACTGAGTTTATTAAGGAAAAAATTGCTCTTACCAATGCTGCGTTTAACATAGAAAACGGAACTGAACTAGTAGACCAGATTTCCAGAAGTTTACTGCCGTACAGTGCAGAAAAACAGCCCATTTATCTCCTGTTGAAAGATGGTCGCAAAATCACGTTAGAAAATTCTGAAAATCAGATACTTTCATCGTATATTAATCGGCCGAATACTAAGTATATTTTATCGTTCCCGCGAGAAATTTAG
- a CDS encoding porin family protein — translation MKNKLLAVSALCAAMFFSAQIDLRNTRFGITGGGTYSRVSNAHNPSGPIFSGFGGVLALIPVDNNDQFYLQPGIEYLGAGETGKDKDAKGTAGYDAVYANNYISVPVYFKGYFSEAESEFFGIAGPKFNFLVNQNIKNAPLRYTEEGDPVTGINGKAASFNFAVGLGIGFSYKRMLEVTGRYDIGLTNTYEGLKNEQTGDPNIGKKKSEQVLSVGLSYIFQ, via the coding sequence ATGAAAAATAAACTATTGGCCGTTTCAGCACTATGTGCAGCAATGTTCTTTTCAGCACAGATTGATCTGCGGAATACCAGATTTGGCATTACCGGAGGTGGGACTTACTCGCGCGTAAGCAACGCTCACAATCCGTCCGGACCAATTTTCTCCGGCTTTGGCGGCGTGTTGGCTTTAATTCCTGTAGACAATAACGATCAGTTTTATCTGCAGCCAGGTATTGAATATTTGGGTGCCGGCGAAACCGGAAAAGATAAGGATGCGAAAGGTACAGCAGGTTATGATGCGGTTTACGCAAATAACTACATCAGTGTACCTGTCTATTTTAAAGGTTACTTTTCCGAAGCAGAATCAGAGTTTTTTGGGATTGCGGGTCCGAAATTTAATTTCCTGGTCAATCAGAATATTAAAAATGCCCCGTTGCGGTATACTGAAGAAGGCGATCCTGTGACAGGAATCAACGGTAAAGCTGCCAGTTTTAATTTTGCTGTAGGCCTGGGTATAGGGTTTTCTTATAAAAGAATGCTCGAGGTTACCGGCCGTTACGATATCGGTTTAACTAATACCTATGAAGGCTTAAAGAATGAGCAAACCGGTGATCCAAATATTGGTAAGAAAAAATCAGAACAGGTTCTCAGCGTTGGCCTGAGCTATATCTTTCAGTAA
- a CDS encoding bifunctional UDP-3-O-[3-hydroxymyristoyl] N-acetylglucosamine deacetylase/3-hydroxyacyl-ACP dehydratase has protein sequence MSDKQKTLKEEVSLCGIGLHTGREVTLTIKPAKENTGFVFVRTDLEGHPHIEADVNYVTTTERGTTLEKLGVRIHTCEHLLAALVGCDVDNAILEMNSAEPPILDGSSKFFVEAIEQAGITEQNFDREYLVVKEVLNYIDPATGSELTIIPSDTYEVTTMVDFGTKVLGTQNATLKDISEFKEEISAARTFSFLHELEMLLDAGLIKGGDISNAIVYVDKELTTETSEKLKKAFGKDDVSIRPNGILDNLTLNYPNEAARHKLLDVIGDLALVGVKIKGKVIANKPGHFVNTQFAKKLNRQWKLQRKKNVPDIDIYKEPVFDINGIMKLMPHRPPFLLIDKILELSDSHVVGLKNVTMNEPFFVGHFPKEPVMPGVLQVEALAQTGGILVLASVPDPENYSTYFIKMDKVKFKKKVVPGDTMVFKIELISPIRRGIVHMQGYGYVGDSVVVEAELMAQVAKNKPD, from the coding sequence GTGAGTGATAAACAAAAAACTTTAAAGGAAGAAGTTTCCCTTTGTGGTATCGGACTTCATACCGGAAGAGAAGTTACGCTAACCATCAAACCTGCCAAAGAAAATACCGGCTTTGTGTTTGTACGTACAGATTTAGAGGGTCACCCTCACATTGAGGCCGACGTAAATTACGTGACCACAACCGAACGCGGTACAACCCTGGAAAAATTAGGGGTGAGAATTCATACCTGCGAACACCTTCTTGCCGCATTGGTAGGGTGCGATGTTGATAATGCCATTCTGGAAATGAACAGTGCAGAACCTCCGATCCTGGACGGTTCTTCTAAGTTTTTTGTAGAAGCTATCGAACAAGCAGGTATTACCGAACAGAATTTCGACAGGGAATATCTCGTGGTAAAAGAAGTGTTGAATTACATAGATCCAGCCACTGGCTCGGAGTTAACCATTATCCCTTCTGATACCTATGAGGTAACCACAATGGTTGATTTCGGGACTAAAGTCTTGGGAACACAGAATGCCACTTTGAAGGATATTTCCGAATTTAAAGAAGAAATTTCCGCGGCACGTACTTTCAGTTTCCTTCATGAACTCGAAATGCTTTTAGATGCCGGTCTTATCAAGGGCGGGGATATTTCGAACGCTATTGTTTATGTGGATAAGGAACTCACCACAGAAACTTCAGAAAAACTTAAAAAAGCCTTCGGTAAAGATGATGTTTCAATCCGCCCGAACGGGATTTTAGATAATCTTACTCTCAATTATCCGAACGAAGCTGCGCGCCACAAATTATTAGATGTAATTGGTGATTTGGCACTTGTAGGAGTTAAGATTAAAGGTAAAGTTATCGCTAATAAGCCCGGACATTTTGTAAATACCCAGTTTGCCAAAAAGCTTAACCGCCAATGGAAACTGCAGCGGAAGAAAAATGTTCCCGATATCGATATCTACAAAGAACCGGTTTTCGACATCAATGGAATCATGAAATTGATGCCACACCGCCCGCCGTTCTTATTAATTGATAAAATTCTGGAGCTTTCTGATTCCCACGTGGTTGGGCTGAAGAACGTAACGATGAATGAGCCGTTTTTTGTAGGGCATTTTCCTAAGGAGCCGGTGATGCCGGGAGTTTTACAGGTAGAAGCTTTAGCACAGACCGGAGGAATTCTGGTACTTGCAAGTGTTCCTGATCCTGAAAATTATTCCACTTACTTTATTAAAATGGATAAAGTGAAATTCAAGAAAAAAGTGGTTCCAGGTGATACAATGGTGTTCAAAATTGAATTAATTTCTCCGATTAGAAGAGGAATTGTTCACATGCAGGGTTACGGCTACGTAGGCGACAGCGTTGTGGTTGAAGCTGAACTCATGGCACAGGTTGCAAAAAATAAACCGGACTAG
- a CDS encoding PglZ domain-containing protein yields the protein MAKLIWIDDEVDLLKPHIVFLENKGYHVSPVNNVNEALEMIEKENFQLALLDENMPGISGLEAIPMIKNIDSAIKIVMVTKNEEESIMEQAIGSQIADYILKPVNPNQVLLSLKKNLQEETLVEEKTILEYQQQFRNLSMELSYMRTFQDWAEYYKKILNWEIKFDKVFDSDFSNLLQSQKEEANIQFSKFIENNYEDWLHTTEKPMMSHTLFKDKVKPELEKEKVLLLMIDNLRYDQWKVIEPLFTKFYNKTSEDYYFSILPTATQYARNSFFAGLLPSEIEKRFPDKWFNDNEDGNKNEHEREFLEDQMKRLGLSGKSMKYLKILNADFERKILEDFNQHKNNDLLVIVYNFIDILSHAKTDNVIVNQLIRDDKTFRSLTYNWFENSSLMKIIKQAAENGFKLVITTDHGTIYVKKPSKVVGDRETSTNIRYKTGRSLTYENSDVWAISNPEKLFLPKGNLSSKYIFAKNNTFLAYPKNYNHFVNYYKETYQHGGISLEEVIIPISILEPK from the coding sequence ATGGCAAAATTAATATGGATCGATGATGAAGTAGATTTACTGAAACCTCATATTGTATTTTTAGAGAACAAAGGTTACCATGTTTCTCCCGTGAATAACGTAAATGAAGCACTGGAAATGATCGAAAAAGAAAATTTTCAGCTTGCACTGCTTGATGAAAACATGCCGGGAATAAGCGGTCTGGAAGCGATTCCGATGATTAAAAACATCGACTCTGCAATTAAGATCGTAATGGTGACCAAAAATGAAGAAGAGAGCATCATGGAGCAGGCGATCGGCTCGCAGATTGCTGATTATATCCTGAAACCCGTAAATCCAAACCAGGTTCTGCTTTCACTGAAAAAAAACCTTCAGGAAGAAACTTTGGTTGAAGAAAAGACAATTCTGGAATACCAGCAGCAGTTCAGAAATCTTTCTATGGAACTTTCATACATGAGAACATTTCAGGATTGGGCAGAATATTATAAGAAGATTCTGAATTGGGAAATAAAATTCGATAAGGTTTTCGACAGTGATTTTTCGAATTTACTGCAGTCACAAAAAGAAGAGGCAAATATTCAGTTTTCAAAATTTATTGAAAACAACTACGAAGACTGGCTTCATACGACCGAAAAACCGATGATGAGCCACACTTTATTTAAAGATAAAGTGAAGCCGGAACTTGAGAAGGAAAAAGTGCTTCTGCTTATGATCGATAACCTGAGATACGACCAGTGGAAAGTGATTGAACCGCTGTTTACCAAATTCTACAACAAGACTTCCGAAGATTATTACTTCAGCATTTTACCTACCGCTACTCAGTATGCGAGAAATTCATTCTTTGCAGGACTGCTGCCTTCGGAAATTGAAAAACGTTTTCCGGATAAATGGTTTAACGATAACGAAGACGGTAATAAAAATGAACACGAAAGAGAATTTCTGGAAGATCAGATGAAACGGCTTGGGCTTTCCGGAAAGTCGATGAAATATCTGAAAATCCTTAACGCTGATTTTGAGCGAAAGATCCTGGAGGATTTCAACCAGCACAAAAACAATGACCTTCTCGTAATCGTATATAATTTTATTGATATTCTCTCGCACGCTAAAACCGATAACGTCATTGTAAACCAGCTGATCCGGGACGATAAAACTTTCAGATCACTTACTTACAACTGGTTTGAGAATTCATCACTGATGAAAATTATTAAGCAGGCTGCAGAAAACGGCTTTAAACTGGTAATTACGACAGATCACGGAACGATTTACGTAAAAAAACCGAGCAAAGTGGTTGGAGACAGAGAAACTTCTACGAACATCCGCTATAAAACCGGTAGAAGTCTTACGTACGAAAACAGCGATGTATGGGCGATTTCTAATCCCGAAAAACTGTTTTTACCGAAAGGAAATTTAAGTTCTAAATACATTTTCGCTAAGAACAATACCTTTCTGGCGTATCCGAAGAACTATAATCATTTCGTAAATTATTATAAAGAAACCTATCAGCACGGCGGGATCTCTCTTGAGGAGGTCATAATCCCGATCAGCATACTAGAGCCCAAATAG
- the sucD gene encoding succinate--CoA ligase subunit alpha, whose product MSVLVNKDSKVIVQGFTGNEGTFHAGQMIEYGTNVVGGVTPGKGGSEHLGKPVFNTVAETVEKAGANVSIIFVPPAFAADAIMEAADAGIKVIVCITEGIPVEDMVKVKAYIADRDCRLIGPNCPGIITSDEAKIGIMPGFVFKKGRVGIVSKSGTLTYEAADQVVKAGYGVSTAIGIGGDPIIGTTTKEALELFINDPETDAVVMIGEIGGSLEAEAARWYKASGSTKPVVGFIAGQTAPKGRTMGHAGAIVGGDDDTAQAKMAIMRENGINVVDSPAEIGSTVAQVLG is encoded by the coding sequence ATGTCAGTATTAGTAAACAAAGATTCTAAAGTAATCGTACAGGGCTTTACAGGAAACGAAGGAACCTTCCACGCAGGACAGATGATTGAATACGGAACAAACGTTGTAGGCGGTGTAACTCCTGGGAAAGGTGGTTCTGAGCATTTGGGAAAACCGGTTTTCAATACCGTTGCTGAAACTGTTGAAAAAGCTGGAGCTAATGTTTCAATCATTTTTGTTCCGCCTGCATTTGCGGCAGACGCGATTATGGAAGCTGCTGATGCAGGAATTAAAGTAATCGTTTGTATTACGGAAGGCATTCCTGTAGAAGATATGGTGAAAGTGAAAGCTTATATTGCTGACAGAGACTGCAGACTTATCGGACCAAACTGCCCGGGAATTATTACTTCTGATGAAGCTAAAATCGGTATTATGCCAGGTTTTGTTTTCAAAAAAGGTAGAGTGGGTATCGTATCCAAATCAGGAACTTTAACTTACGAAGCTGCTGACCAGGTAGTGAAAGCCGGTTACGGAGTTTCTACTGCGATCGGAATCGGTGGTGACCCAATCATCGGAACTACAACCAAAGAAGCCTTGGAATTATTCATCAACGATCCTGAAACTGATGCAGTAGTTATGATCGGAGAAATCGGCGGTTCCCTGGAAGCTGAAGCAGCAAGATGGTATAAAGCCAGCGGATCTACAAAACCGGTGGTAGGATTTATCGCTGGGCAAACTGCACCTAAAGGAAGAACAATGGGTCACGCAGGTGCCATTGTAGGCGGAGATGATGATACAGCACAGGCGAAAATGGCTATCATGAGAGAGAACGGAATCAACGTGGTAGATTCACCAGCCGAAATCGGTTCTACCGTAGCTCAGGTTTTAGGATAA